The sequence CTTCTTGCTGCTTGAGGCCTCAGATGGGGTCAACAAAGCGGTGATCTTCAGCGTGCCCATGCAAAAAGGATGTGTCGGATGAAGCGCAGCCTGTTCTTTCTGAGCCTTGCCCTGCTGGTCTCCTGTGGCGGAGGTGGGGGAAACACCACCCCTCCCCCACCTCCTGTCTCCTTCAGCCTGCAACTCCCCGAGTCTGAAGTGACCGTCATGCAGGGAGACAGCAAAGCCGTCACCATCAACATCCAGCGTGAAAATGGCTTTGCAGATGAGGTGGTTCTGGGACTCGCGCAGCCCAGCCCCAACAAATTGGGCAGCACCTTCAGCAAAGTGAATGCCACCCAGAGCAAGCTCACCCTGAATGCTCCCCTCAACCTGCCCACCGGACTTTACACGGTGTACATCAAAGGCAGCTCTGGAGAACAGAACGCTTCTGCCACCTTGAAGGTCAATGTCAGCAAATCTCCGTTGATCACCGTGGGCGGAACCCTGAAAAACATCATCGGGGGAAAAATCCAGAGTGCCACCGTCAAAATCCGTGGCTTCAACAACATCGAAAAGACCACCACCAGCAACACCTCCGGGCAATTCAGGATCGAGGGGGTCCTCGCGCCTTACACCGCCACGGTTTCCTTTCTTGACGGAGAAACCCACACTTTCACTGGGCTGACTTCGCCCAATCCGGCCCTGAAACTCTGGAGTGCCAGTGGGGTGGTCAGTGCCACCAAAGTCAGTGTGTCAGGCACCCTCTCTGGCGCAGATGGTTTCCCCAATCCTGTGGGGGCCATCTCGCAGGCGGTTTACATCAGCCTGTACGACAACCTCGGAACGGCCACCCTGTTTCAGGGACAGGGTGGGGCTTACACCGTCAACACCACACAGGTCAATGAAACCACTGCACAGGGCATGGTTTTTGCCCTGCAATGGCAGGCCAACAGCAGTGGCCCCACCAGCATTCCTGTGAAATACAACGGGTTTGGCAAGAGCACCCCTTTTCTGGGCAACTTCACCAGCAGAAGCAACATCAACATTGACCTGCAACCTGTTGGGCAATCGGTGCTTTCTGGCGAGGTGCTGCCTCAGGCCGGCATGACCGTGCTCTGGAAAACCATGGGGGCTGCTCTGGTGCCCAGAGGAGGCTTCGTGCTGGCCGCCGATTATTCCAGCAGCAGCAACTTCAGTTACCCAATTCCCACCCCCGAGGAACTGCAAGGGAAATACTTTCTGGCTGTGGGTGCCCAGAGCAGCTCTGGCAGCCAGTTGATCCTCAATCAGGCCAACATCAGCGAGGCCGAGACCCGCAAATTTCCCTTGCTGACCCCACCTGTCCTGAGCATGCCTGCGGACAAAGCCACAGGAGCAGGCAATGTCCTTGCATGGGAAAAAGGCACCTTCAAAAATCCGCTTTACATCGTGCGCTATCAGGCCACAGGGGGGGCAAACCAGTACATTTACACCACCCAGAGCAGTTTTGCGGCCCCT comes from Deinococcus misasensis DSM 22328 and encodes:
- a CDS encoding carboxypeptidase-like regulatory domain-containing protein → MKRSLFFLSLALLVSCGGGGGNTTPPPPPVSFSLQLPESEVTVMQGDSKAVTINIQRENGFADEVVLGLAQPSPNKLGSTFSKVNATQSKLTLNAPLNLPTGLYTVYIKGSSGEQNASATLKVNVSKSPLITVGGTLKNIIGGKIQSATVKIRGFNNIEKTTTSNTSGQFRIEGVLAPYTATVSFLDGETHTFTGLTSPNPALKLWSASGVVSATKVSVSGTLSGADGFPNPVGAISQAVYISLYDNLGTATLFQGQGGAYTVNTTQVNETTAQGMVFALQWQANSSGPTSIPVKYNGFGKSTPFLGNFTSRSNINIDLQPVGQSVLSGEVLPQAGMTVLWKTMGAALVPRGGFVLAADYSSSSNFSYPIPTPEELQGKYFLAVGAQSSSGSQLILNQANISEAETRKFPLLTPPVLSMPADKATGAGNVLAWEKGTFKNPLYIVRYQATGGANQYIYTTQSSFAAPLAKNTAYKWNMAAYDGFPNMDAFAQPEVYPFGYPNAGSILDFQYGQTREQTFTTAP